One genomic window of Pseudomonas chlororaphis subsp. piscium includes the following:
- a CDS encoding pyridoxal phosphate-dependent aminotransferase, with the protein MQVSKSNKLANVCYDIRGPVLKHAKRLEEEGHRILKLNIGNPAPFGFEAPDEILQDVIRNLPTAQGYSDSKGLFSARKAVMQYYQQKQVEGVGIEDIYLGNGVSELIVMAMQALLNNGDEVLVPAPDYPLWTAAVSLAGGNPVHYLCDEQANWWPDIADIKAKITPNTKALVIINPNNPTGAVYPKEVLLDMLELARQHNLVVFSDEIYDKILYDDAVHVCTASLAPDLLCLTFNGLSKSYRVAGFRSGWVAISGPKHHAQSYIEGIDMLANMRLCANVPSQHAIQTALGGYQSINDLVLPPGRLLEQRNRTWELLNDIPGVSCVKPMGALYAFPKIDPKVCPIHNDEKFVLDLLLSEKLLVVQGTAFNWPWPDHFRVVTLPRVDDLEQAIGRIGSFLKSYRQ; encoded by the coding sequence ATGCAGGTCAGCAAATCGAACAAGCTCGCAAACGTCTGTTATGACATTCGCGGCCCAGTGCTCAAGCACGCCAAACGCCTGGAAGAGGAAGGCCATCGCATCCTCAAGCTGAACATCGGCAACCCGGCGCCTTTTGGTTTCGAAGCGCCGGACGAAATCCTCCAGGACGTGATCCGCAACCTGCCGACCGCACAGGGCTACAGCGACTCCAAGGGCCTGTTCAGCGCCCGCAAGGCGGTCATGCAGTACTACCAGCAAAAGCAGGTGGAAGGCGTCGGCATCGAAGACATCTACCTGGGCAACGGCGTTTCCGAACTGATCGTCATGGCCATGCAGGCCCTGCTCAACAACGGTGACGAAGTGCTGGTACCGGCCCCGGACTATCCGCTGTGGACCGCGGCCGTGAGCCTGGCCGGCGGCAACCCGGTGCACTACCTGTGCGACGAGCAAGCCAACTGGTGGCCGGACATCGCCGACATCAAGGCCAAGATCACCCCGAACACCAAGGCCCTGGTGATCATCAACCCGAACAACCCGACCGGCGCGGTGTACCCCAAGGAAGTGTTGCTGGACATGCTCGAACTGGCGCGCCAGCACAACCTGGTGGTGTTCTCCGACGAGATCTACGACAAGATCCTCTACGATGACGCCGTGCATGTCTGCACCGCCTCCCTGGCGCCGGACCTGCTGTGCCTGACCTTCAACGGCCTGTCCAAGTCCTACCGGGTAGCCGGTTTCCGTTCCGGCTGGGTGGCCATTTCCGGTCCGAAGCACCACGCCCAGAGCTACATCGAAGGCATCGACATGCTGGCCAACATGCGCCTGTGCGCCAACGTGCCGAGCCAGCACGCCATTCAAACGGCGCTGGGTGGCTACCAGAGCATCAACGACCTGGTGCTGCCGCCGGGCCGCCTGCTGGAACAGCGCAACCGCACCTGGGAACTGCTCAACGACATCCCCGGCGTCAGCTGCGTCAAGCCCATGGGCGCGCTGTACGCCTTCCCGAAAATCGACCCGAAAGTCTGCCCGATCCACAACGACGAGAAGTTCGTCCTCGACCTGCTGCTCTCGGAAAAACTGCTGGTGGTTCAGGGCACCGCCTTCAACTGGCCATGGCCGGACCACTTCCGTGTCGTGACCCTGCCGCGAGTGGATGACCTGGAACAGGCGATCGGCCGTATCGGCAGCTTCCTCAAGTCGTATCGCCAGTAA
- the htpX gene encoding protease HtpX gives MMRILLFLATNLAVVLIASITLSLFGFNGFMAANGVDLNLNQLLVFCAVFGFAGSLFSLFISKWMAKMSTSTQIITQPRTRHEQWLLQTVEQLSREAGIKMPEVGIFPAYEANAFATGWNKNDALVAVSQGLLERFSPDEVKAVLAHEIGHVANGDMVTLALVQGVVNTFVMFFARIIGNFVDKVIFKNEEGQGIAYYIATIFAELVLGFLASAIVMWFSRKREFRADEAGAQLAGTAAMIGALQRLRSEQGLPVHMPDTLNAFGINGGLKQGLARMFMSHPPLEERIDALSRRRG, from the coding sequence ATGATGCGCATCCTGCTGTTCTTGGCCACTAACCTGGCGGTCGTGCTGATTGCCAGCATCACCCTGAGCCTTTTCGGCTTCAACGGGTTCATGGCGGCCAATGGGGTTGATCTCAACCTCAATCAGCTGCTGGTTTTCTGTGCGGTCTTTGGTTTCGCCGGTTCCCTGTTCTCGCTGTTCATCTCCAAGTGGATGGCGAAAATGAGCACCAGCACCCAGATCATTACCCAGCCTCGCACTCGTCATGAGCAATGGCTGCTGCAAACCGTCGAGCAACTGTCCCGCGAAGCCGGGATCAAGATGCCCGAAGTCGGTATTTTCCCGGCCTACGAGGCCAATGCCTTCGCCACCGGCTGGAACAAGAACGACGCGCTGGTCGCGGTCAGCCAGGGCCTGCTCGAGCGTTTCTCGCCCGATGAAGTGAAAGCTGTGCTGGCCCACGAGATCGGTCACGTGGCCAACGGCGACATGGTCACCCTGGCGCTGGTCCAGGGCGTGGTGAACACCTTCGTGATGTTCTTCGCGCGCATCATCGGCAACTTCGTCGACAAGGTGATTTTCAAGAACGAAGAAGGCCAGGGTATCGCCTACTACATCGCGACCATCTTCGCCGAACTGGTCCTGGGCTTCCTGGCCAGCGCCATCGTCATGTGGTTCTCGCGCAAGCGCGAATTCCGTGCCGACGAAGCCGGTGCGCAACTGGCCGGCACCGCGGCAATGATCGGCGCCCTGCAACGCCTGCGCTCGGAACAGGGCCTGCCGGTGCATATGCCCGACACCCTGAATGCCTTCGGCATCAACGGTGGCCTCAAACAAGGCCTGGCTCGCATGTTCATGAGCCACCCGCCGCTGGAAGAGCGTATCGACGCACTGAGCCGTCGTCGCGGATAA
- a CDS encoding thiopurine S-methyltransferase, whose translation MQPEFWHKRWEQNQIGFHLSEVNPYLQRYWPQLGLAPGSRVLVPLCGKSLDLSWLASQGHQVLGIELSEKAIQDFFSEQQLQPQVSLRGGFKVYEYGPIQLWCGDFFALQAADVVDCQALYDRAALIALPPEMRERYAAHLQSALPLGCQGLLITLDYEQALMAGPPFAVLDDEVKALLGKRWQLRIEEERDILGESWKFLQGGVTRLEERVYRLLAC comes from the coding sequence ATGCAGCCGGAGTTTTGGCACAAACGCTGGGAACAGAATCAGATCGGCTTCCATTTGTCTGAGGTTAATCCTTATCTGCAACGCTACTGGCCCCAGTTGGGGCTGGCGCCGGGTTCGCGTGTGCTGGTGCCGCTGTGCGGCAAGAGCCTGGACCTGAGCTGGCTGGCCAGCCAGGGCCATCAGGTGCTGGGTATCGAGTTGTCGGAGAAGGCCATCCAGGACTTTTTCAGCGAGCAGCAGTTGCAGCCGCAGGTCAGCCTTCGAGGTGGATTCAAGGTCTATGAGTACGGTCCGATCCAGCTCTGGTGCGGCGACTTTTTTGCCCTGCAGGCCGCGGATGTCGTCGACTGCCAGGCGTTGTACGACCGTGCGGCATTGATCGCCTTGCCGCCGGAGATGCGCGAGCGGTATGCCGCGCATCTGCAGTCGGCCCTGCCCCTGGGCTGCCAGGGGCTGCTGATCACCCTGGATTACGAGCAGGCGCTGATGGCGGGGCCGCCTTTCGCCGTGCTCGATGACGAGGTCAAGGCCTTGCTCGGTAAACGCTGGCAGCTGCGGATCGAGGAGGAGCGGGACATCCTTGGCGAGAGCTGGAAGTTTCTCCAGGGCGGCGTGACCCGCCTCGAAGAGCGGGTCTATCGCTTGCTGGCGTGCTGA
- a CDS encoding DODA-type extradiol aromatic ring-opening family dioxygenase: protein MLPSLFISHGSPMLALEPGASGPALARLAAELPRPKAIVLVSAHWESQDLRVSSSPQPKTWHDFGGFPAALFAVQYPAPGQPELAEQVAQLLRADGLPAQLDDQRPFDHGVWVPLSLMYPQADIPVVQVSLPSRMGPALQTQVGHALSSLRQQGVLLIGSGSITHNLRELDWHAGPESVEPWAKAFRDWMIEKLAANDEAALHDYRRQAPNAVRSHPSDEHLLPLYFARGAGGDFSIAHQGFTMGALGMDIYRFG, encoded by the coding sequence ATGCTCCCTAGCCTGTTCATCTCCCACGGATCACCCATGCTTGCCCTGGAACCCGGCGCCAGCGGCCCGGCCCTCGCCCGCCTGGCCGCCGAGCTGCCACGGCCCAAAGCCATAGTGCTGGTGTCGGCCCACTGGGAAAGCCAGGACCTGCGGGTCAGCAGCAGCCCACAACCGAAAACCTGGCATGACTTCGGTGGTTTCCCCGCAGCGCTGTTCGCCGTGCAATACCCGGCCCCTGGCCAGCCTGAGCTGGCGGAACAAGTAGCGCAGTTGCTCAGGGCCGACGGCCTGCCGGCGCAGCTCGACGACCAGCGCCCGTTCGACCACGGGGTCTGGGTGCCGCTGTCGCTGATGTACCCACAGGCGGATATTCCGGTCGTCCAGGTTTCCCTGCCCAGCCGAATGGGCCCAGCCTTGCAGACTCAGGTCGGGCACGCCCTGTCCAGCCTGCGGCAACAAGGTGTGCTATTGATCGGCTCGGGCAGCATTACCCACAACCTGCGCGAACTGGACTGGCACGCCGGCCCGGAAAGCGTCGAGCCGTGGGCCAAGGCGTTCCGCGACTGGATGATCGAGAAGCTCGCCGCCAACGACGAAGCCGCGCTGCACGACTACCGTCGCCAGGCACCGAACGCCGTGCGCAGCCACCCCAGCGATGAACACCTGCTGCCGCTGTATTTCGCCAGAGGCGCCGGTGGCGACTTCAGCATCGCCCATCAAGGCTTCACCATGGGCGCACTGGGCATGGATATCTATCGCTTCGGCTGA
- a CDS encoding DEAD/DEAH box helicase, protein MTQEIGGFAALELHPNIVAAVVATGYEEPSAIQQQSIPIILAGHDMIGQAQTGTGKTAAFALPILHRIDPSKREPQALILAPTRELALQVATAFETYAKQMPGVTVVAVYGGAPMGPQLKAIRNGAQIVVATPGRLCDHLRRDEKVLATVNHLVLDEADEMLKLGFMDDLEVIFKAMPETRQTVLFSATLPQSIRAIAERHLKDPKHVKIQSKTQTVTAIEQAHLLVHADQKTSAVLSLLEVEDFDALIMFVRTKQATLDLASALEAKGYKAAALNGDIAQNQRERVIDSLKDGRLDIVVATDVAARGLDVPRITHVFNVDMPYDPESYVHRIGRTGRAGREGRALLLVTPRERRMLQVIERVTGQKVAEVRLPDAQAVLDARIKKLTNSLSPLVADAESTHGDLLDRLTADIGCSPRALAAALLRKATNGQALNLAAIEKERPLVPSSAPRGDRPERSGDRPDRGERERRAPMPLAEGRARCRTALGARDGIAAKNLLGAILNEGGLAREAIGRIQVRDSFSLVELPEEGLERLLTKLKDTRVAGKQLKLRRYRED, encoded by the coding sequence ATGACCCAGGAAATCGGCGGCTTCGCCGCTCTTGAACTTCATCCCAATATTGTCGCTGCAGTAGTCGCTACCGGCTATGAAGAGCCTTCGGCCATTCAGCAGCAGTCGATCCCGATCATCCTCGCCGGTCACGATATGATTGGTCAGGCGCAAACCGGTACCGGTAAGACCGCCGCGTTCGCCCTGCCTATCCTGCACCGCATTGATCCGTCCAAGCGCGAGCCGCAAGCTCTGATCCTGGCCCCAACCCGTGAGTTGGCGCTGCAAGTTGCAACCGCTTTCGAAACCTACGCCAAGCAAATGCCGGGCGTAACTGTTGTGGCTGTCTACGGCGGCGCGCCGATGGGCCCACAACTGAAAGCAATCCGTAATGGCGCACAGATCGTTGTCGCCACTCCGGGCCGTCTGTGCGACCACCTGCGTCGCGACGAAAAAGTCCTGGCGACCGTGAACCACCTGGTTCTCGACGAAGCCGACGAAATGCTCAAGCTGGGCTTCATGGATGACTTGGAAGTGATCTTCAAGGCCATGCCGGAAACCCGTCAGACCGTACTGTTCTCGGCTACCCTGCCGCAGTCGATCCGTGCGATCGCCGAGCGTCACCTGAAGGACCCGAAACACGTCAAGATCCAGAGCAAGACCCAGACCGTTACCGCGATCGAACAGGCTCACCTGTTGGTTCACGCTGACCAGAAGACTTCTGCCGTTCTCAGCCTGCTGGAAGTGGAAGATTTCGACGCCCTGATCATGTTCGTGCGCACCAAGCAAGCGACCCTGGACCTGGCCAGTGCCCTGGAAGCCAAAGGCTACAAGGCCGCTGCGCTGAACGGCGATATCGCCCAGAACCAGCGTGAGCGCGTAATCGACTCCCTCAAGGATGGCCGCCTGGACATCGTTGTGGCGACCGACGTTGCCGCCCGTGGCCTGGACGTACCGCGCATCACCCACGTATTCAACGTGGACATGCCGTACGACCCGGAATCCTACGTGCACCGTATCGGCCGTACCGGCCGTGCCGGTCGCGAAGGTCGTGCGCTGCTGCTGGTGACTCCACGCGAGCGCCGCATGCTGCAAGTGATCGAGCGTGTAACCGGTCAGAAGGTTGCCGAGGTTCGCCTGCCGGACGCTCAAGCCGTTCTCGACGCGCGCATCAAGAAGCTGACCAACAGCCTGTCGCCGCTGGTCGCTGATGCTGAATCGACCCACGGTGATCTGCTGGATCGCCTGACCGCCGATATCGGTTGCAGCCCGCGTGCCCTGGCCGCGGCCCTGCTGCGCAAGGCCACCAACGGTCAGGCGCTGAACCTGGCAGCGATCGAGAAGGAACGCCCACTGGTGCCGAGCAGCGCGCCACGTGGCGACCGTCCTGAGCGTTCCGGTGATCGTCCTGATCGCGGTGAGCGTGAGCGTCGCGCGCCGATGCCTCTGGCTGAAGGTCGTGCCCGTTGCCGTACCGCGCTGGGCGCGCGTGACGGTATCGCGGCCAAGAACCTGCTGGGCGCCATCCTCAACGAAGGCGGCCTGGCCCGCGAAGCCATCGGTCGCATCCAGGTGCGTGACAGCTTCAGCCTGGTCGAGCTGCCGGAGGAAGGTCTGGAGCGTCTGCTGACCAAACTGAAGGACACTCGCGTTGCCGGCAAGCAGCTGAAGCTGCGTCGTTATCGCGAAGACTGA
- a CDS encoding crotonase/enoyl-CoA hydratase family protein → MSQPSCSRVSREQRGHLFLIGLDRVAKRNAFDLQLLDQLSLAYGEFEASSEARVAVVFGHGEHFTAGLDLANVGAKLAKGWQAPAGGCDPWGVFAGPRVSKPVIVAVQGYCLTIGIELMLAADINLCASNTRFAQLEVQRGIFPFGGATLRLHQIAGWGNAMRWLLTGDEFDAHEALRLGLVQEVMASEDLLPRALALAERIACQAPLGVQATLMSARQARLEGESAAAQGLPPLVKKLLNSEDAKEGVRAMVEKRPGVFKGC, encoded by the coding sequence ATGAGCCAGCCCAGTTGCAGTCGCGTCAGCCGTGAACAACGTGGTCATCTCTTCCTCATCGGCCTGGACCGGGTCGCCAAGCGCAATGCCTTCGATCTGCAACTGCTCGATCAACTCAGCCTGGCCTATGGCGAGTTCGAGGCCAGCAGCGAGGCCCGGGTCGCCGTGGTGTTCGGCCATGGCGAGCACTTCACCGCCGGGCTGGACCTGGCCAACGTCGGGGCCAAGCTCGCCAAAGGCTGGCAGGCGCCGGCCGGTGGCTGCGATCCCTGGGGTGTCTTCGCTGGGCCACGGGTCAGCAAACCGGTGATAGTCGCGGTGCAGGGCTACTGCCTGACCATAGGCATCGAACTGATGCTGGCGGCGGATATCAACCTGTGCGCCAGCAATACCCGCTTCGCCCAGCTGGAAGTGCAACGTGGCATCTTTCCATTCGGCGGCGCCACTCTGCGTTTGCATCAGATCGCCGGCTGGGGCAACGCCATGCGCTGGTTGCTCACCGGCGACGAATTCGACGCCCATGAAGCCCTGCGCCTGGGGCTGGTGCAGGAGGTGATGGCCAGCGAGGACCTGCTGCCCCGCGCCCTGGCCCTCGCCGAACGGATCGCCTGCCAGGCGCCGCTGGGGGTTCAGGCGACCCTGATGTCGGCCCGGCAAGCCCGGCTCGAAGGGGAAAGCGCGGCGGCGCAGGGGCTGCCGCCGCTGGTGAAGAAACTATTGAACAGCGAGGACGCCAAGGAGGGTGTGCGAGCAATGGTCGAGAAGCGCCCGGGGGTGTTCAAGGGGTGTTGA
- a CDS encoding spermidine synthase encodes MTEERVERLLAEVHDEFGMIRVLEVADYRFLEFGDAIEQSCVFTADPSWLEYDYTRAMLIGALCHEQPESALFLGLGAGTLTQACLKFLPLEDVEAIELRPDVPRLAIEYLGLDDDPRLYIRVGDALELLDSAEPADLIFVDLYTDVGPGVGHLAWGFLENCQKRLNPGGWLVINQWATDDGKPLGAALLRGLYHRHYWELPVKEGNVILIVPSDLDQDLDMDGLSARAEALAPRLGYSLQSLIKCIRPAT; translated from the coding sequence ATGACTGAGGAGCGCGTCGAGCGCCTGCTCGCCGAAGTGCACGATGAGTTCGGCATGATTCGGGTACTGGAAGTGGCGGATTACCGCTTCCTCGAATTTGGCGATGCCATCGAGCAGAGCTGCGTGTTTACCGCCGACCCTAGCTGGCTGGAGTACGACTATACCCGGGCGATGCTGATTGGCGCGCTGTGCCATGAGCAGCCCGAGAGCGCGCTGTTTCTCGGCCTGGGCGCCGGCACCCTGACCCAGGCCTGCCTCAAGTTCCTGCCGCTGGAAGATGTCGAGGCCATCGAACTGCGCCCGGACGTACCGCGCCTGGCTATCGAATACTTGGGTCTGGATGACGATCCGCGTCTCTATATCCGGGTCGGCGATGCGCTCGAACTGCTGGACAGCGCCGAGCCGGCGGACCTGATTTTCGTCGACCTTTATACCGACGTCGGGCCGGGCGTCGGGCACCTGGCATGGGGTTTCCTGGAAAACTGCCAGAAGCGCCTCAACCCAGGTGGCTGGCTGGTGATCAACCAATGGGCCACCGACGATGGCAAACCACTGGGCGCGGCCTTGCTGCGCGGGCTTTACCACCGGCACTACTGGGAACTGCCGGTGAAGGAGGGCAACGTGATTCTGATCGTGCCGTCCGACCTGGATCAGGATCTGGACATGGACGGCCTGAGCGCCCGGGCCGAGGCGCTGGCACCGCGCCTGGGCTATTCGTTGCAGTCGTTGATCAAGTGCATCCGGCCGGCGACCTGA
- a CDS encoding class II 3-deoxy-7-phosphoheptulonate synthase, protein MSQPWSPDSWRALPIQQQPAYPDAAHLLHVEQTLASYPPLVFAGEARELRRQFAEVTQGRAFLLQGGDCAESFAEFSAAKIRDTFKVLLQMAIVMTFAAGCPVVKVGRMAGQFAKPRSANDETINGVTLPAYRGDIVNGIGFDAKSRVPDPDRLLQSYHQATATLNLLRAFAQGGFADLHQVHKWNLDFIANSALAEKYSQLADRIDETLAFMRACGMDSSPQLRETSFFTAHEALLLNYEEAFVRRDSLTNDYYDCSAHMLWIGDRTRQLDGAHVEFLRGVNNPIGVKVGPSMNTEELIRLIDILNPDNDPGRLNLIVRMGVNKVGDHLPQLIRAVEGEGKKVLWSSDPMHGNTIKASSGYKTRDFAQILNEVKQFFQVHEAEGSYAGGIHIEMTGQNVTECIGGARPITEDALSDRYHTHCDPRMNADQSLELAFLIAETLKQVKR, encoded by the coding sequence ATGAGCCAACCCTGGAGTCCTGACAGCTGGCGCGCCCTGCCGATCCAGCAACAACCCGCCTACCCCGACGCTGCACACCTGTTGCACGTCGAGCAGACCCTGGCCAGCTACCCGCCGCTGGTGTTTGCCGGCGAAGCCCGGGAGTTGCGCCGCCAGTTTGCCGAGGTGACCCAGGGCCGCGCCTTTCTGCTGCAGGGCGGCGATTGCGCCGAGAGCTTCGCCGAGTTCTCCGCGGCGAAAATCCGTGACACCTTCAAGGTCCTGCTGCAGATGGCGATTGTCATGACCTTCGCCGCCGGCTGCCCGGTGGTCAAGGTCGGGCGCATGGCCGGCCAGTTCGCCAAGCCGCGCTCGGCCAATGACGAAACCATCAATGGCGTGACCCTGCCGGCCTACCGCGGCGACATCGTCAACGGCATAGGCTTCGACGCAAAAAGCCGGGTGCCAGACCCGGACCGCCTGTTGCAGTCCTACCACCAGGCCACCGCCACCCTGAACCTGCTGCGCGCCTTTGCCCAGGGCGGTTTTGCCGACCTGCACCAGGTGCATAAATGGAACCTGGACTTCATCGCCAACTCCGCCCTGGCCGAGAAGTACAGCCAACTGGCCGACCGCATCGACGAAACCCTGGCCTTCATGCGCGCCTGCGGCATGGACAGCTCGCCGCAGTTGCGCGAGACCAGTTTCTTCACCGCCCACGAGGCGCTGCTGCTGAACTATGAAGAAGCCTTCGTCCGTCGCGACAGCCTGACCAACGACTATTACGACTGCTCGGCGCACATGCTGTGGATCGGCGATCGTACCCGCCAGCTCGACGGCGCCCACGTCGAATTCCTGCGCGGGGTGAATAACCCGATCGGGGTCAAGGTGGGCCCGAGCATGAACACCGAGGAGCTGATCCGCCTGATCGACATCCTCAACCCGGACAACGACCCGGGCCGCCTGAACCTGATCGTGCGCATGGGCGTGAACAAGGTCGGCGACCATCTGCCGCAACTGATCCGCGCGGTGGAAGGCGAAGGCAAGAAGGTGCTGTGGAGCTCCGACCCGATGCATGGCAACACCATCAAGGCCAGCAGCGGTTACAAGACCCGGGATTTCGCGCAGATCCTCAATGAGGTGAAGCAGTTCTTCCAGGTCCACGAAGCCGAGGGCAGTTATGCCGGCGGCATCCACATCGAGATGACCGGGCAGAACGTCACCGAGTGCATCGGTGGCGCGCGACCGATTACCGAAGATGCCTTGTCGGATCGCTACCACACCCATTGCGACCCACGGATGAACGCCGATCAGTCGCTGGAACTGGCGTTCCTGATTGCCGAGACCTTGAAACAGGTCAAGCGTTGA
- a CDS encoding winged helix-turn-helix domain-containing protein, which translates to MPAELSFSLKQARRLALAAQGFSGRPLPATIRPAQVNRLIARLGILQIDSVNALVRSHYLPLFSRLGDYPAQLLDQAAWSQGRQRTLFEYWGHEASLLPLSLYPLMRWRMQRASQGQGIYQQLARFGQEQQATIRRVLAAVEEQGALGAGSLSTREERAGPWWDWSAEKHALEWLFAAGEVTVAGRRGFERLYDLPERVIPSRILQHSPLSEAEAQRGLLLHAASALGVATEKDLRDYFRLEPADSRARLAELLEGGELLACEVEGWKQAAYCLPAVKVPRSVPASALLSPFDSLIWERSRTERLFDFRYRLEIYTPQHKRVYGYYVLPFLHHERIAARVDLRAERAQGRLAVHAVHEEEQGLDEQGMQALASSLRGMANWLGLADVQLNCPRASAQRLRGFL; encoded by the coding sequence ATGCCCGCAGAACTGTCCTTTTCCCTCAAGCAGGCTCGGCGTCTGGCGCTGGCCGCCCAAGGTTTTTCCGGGCGGCCGCTGCCTGCGACGATCAGGCCGGCGCAGGTCAATCGCCTGATCGCGCGCCTGGGTATCCTGCAGATCGACTCGGTCAACGCCCTGGTGCGCTCGCACTACCTGCCGCTGTTTTCCCGCCTTGGCGACTATCCCGCGCAACTGCTGGACCAGGCCGCCTGGAGCCAGGGCCGACAACGCACGCTGTTCGAATACTGGGGGCACGAAGCTTCGTTGCTGCCGCTGTCGCTGTACCCGCTGATGCGCTGGCGCATGCAGCGGGCCAGCCAGGGGCAGGGGATCTACCAGCAGTTGGCGCGTTTTGGCCAGGAGCAGCAGGCGACTATCCGTCGGGTGCTGGCCGCGGTCGAGGAGCAGGGCGCCCTCGGCGCGGGCAGCCTGTCGACCCGCGAGGAGCGCGCCGGCCCCTGGTGGGACTGGAGCGCGGAGAAGCACGCGCTGGAATGGCTGTTCGCCGCCGGTGAGGTGACAGTCGCCGGTCGGCGTGGGTTCGAGCGCTTGTACGACTTGCCGGAGCGGGTGATTCCTTCGAGGATTCTGCAGCATTCACCGCTCAGCGAGGCCGAGGCCCAGCGCGGTCTGCTGTTGCATGCCGCCAGCGCTCTGGGCGTGGCCACCGAGAAAGACCTGCGCGACTATTTTCGCCTGGAACCGGCAGACAGCCGGGCGCGCCTGGCGGAGTTGCTGGAGGGCGGCGAACTGCTGGCCTGCGAGGTGGAAGGCTGGAAGCAAGCGGCCTATTGCCTGCCAGCGGTGAAGGTGCCGCGCAGCGTGCCGGCCAGCGCCTTGCTTTCCCCCTTCGATTCGCTGATCTGGGAACGCAGCCGCACCGAGCGCCTGTTCGATTTTCGCTATCGCCTGGAGATCTACACGCCGCAGCACAAGCGGGTGTATGGCTATTACGTGTTGCCGTTTCTGCACCACGAACGGATCGCCGCGCGGGTTGACCTGCGAGCGGAGCGGGCGCAGGGGCGCCTGGCGGTGCATGCCGTGCATGAGGAAGAGCAGGGGCTGGACGAGCAGGGGATGCAGGCGCTGGCGAGCAGCTTGCGGGGTATGGCCAATTGGTTGGGGCTGGCCGACGTCCAGCTCAATTGCCCGAGGGCCAGCGCCCAGCGCTTGCGAGGGTTTCTTTGA
- a CDS encoding DUF1127 domain-containing protein, which yields MKGQKGFVLAHRFAWHSVSLRHLLQRIVRWHELHRERIMLAGMSDEALKDIGLSRADVERETVRPFWDDPMHK from the coding sequence ATGAAAGGTCAAAAAGGTTTTGTATTGGCTCACCGGTTTGCATGGCATAGCGTTTCCTTGCGGCACCTGTTGCAGAGAATTGTCCGCTGGCATGAGCTGCACCGTGAACGCATCATGCTGGCCGGCATGAGTGACGAGGCGCTGAAGGATATCGGCCTCAGTCGCGCGGATGTGGAGCGGGAGACCGTGCGGCCGTTCTGGGACGATCCGATGCACAAATGA
- a CDS encoding LysR substrate-binding domain-containing protein, translated as MSSYPSIDTEVLRTFVAIADQGGFTKAGEQVNRTQSAVSMQMKRLEEDVLQRQLFQREGRQVRLTAEGQVLLGYARRILKLHSEVFNTLREPHMVGTVRIGTPDDYVMRFLPGILSRFAQAYPLIQIEVHCESSKQLLLRQDLDLSIVTREPGSEIGQLLRKERFVWAEAQGFCPHEQTPLPLAMFNSDCFCRQWACNALDAAGRDYRIAYNSSSLAALMAVVSAGLAITAQLESLITPDMRILGAAEDLPLLPEASIMLVRNLNTPSPITECLAEHIVEGFKL; from the coding sequence TTGTCCAGTTACCCAAGCATTGATACCGAGGTCCTGCGCACCTTCGTCGCCATCGCCGATCAGGGCGGTTTCACCAAGGCCGGAGAGCAGGTCAATCGTACCCAGTCCGCGGTGAGCATGCAGATGAAGCGGCTCGAGGAGGACGTGCTGCAGCGCCAGCTGTTCCAGCGTGAGGGTCGGCAAGTGCGCCTGACTGCCGAAGGCCAGGTGCTGCTGGGTTACGCGCGGCGCATCCTGAAACTGCACAGCGAGGTGTTCAACACCCTGCGCGAGCCGCACATGGTCGGCACCGTGCGCATCGGCACGCCGGACGATTACGTGATGCGCTTTCTACCGGGAATCCTGTCGCGCTTTGCCCAGGCCTATCCCTTGATCCAGATCGAGGTGCATTGCGAGTCGTCCAAGCAACTGCTGCTGCGCCAGGATCTGGACCTGTCCATCGTCACCCGCGAACCGGGCAGCGAAATCGGCCAGTTGCTGCGCAAGGAGCGTTTCGTCTGGGCCGAGGCCCAGGGTTTCTGCCCCCACGAACAGACGCCGCTGCCCCTGGCGATGTTCAACAGCGACTGCTTCTGCAGGCAGTGGGCCTGCAATGCGTTGGACGCCGCCGGGCGCGACTATCGCATCGCCTATAACAGCTCCAGCCTGGCCGCCCTGATGGCCGTGGTCAGCGCCGGCCTGGCGATCACCGCGCAACTGGAAAGCCTGATCACCCCGGACATGCGCATCCTGGGCGCCGCCGAAGACCTGCCCCTGTTGCCCGAAGCCAGCATCATGCTGGTACGCAATCTCAACACGCCCTCGCCCATCACCGAATGCCTGGCCGAGCATATAGTCGAAGGCTTCAAACTTTAA